A single genomic interval of Arachis duranensis cultivar V14167 chromosome 7, aradu.V14167.gnm2.J7QH, whole genome shotgun sequence harbors:
- the LOC110273596 gene encoding uncharacterized protein LOC110273596, which produces MGHSTNDYYDLKNVIEKFVTEGQLDRYLKDRSDDPRKRKRDEERGQEERPPQPPERYIHMINGGFTGGGILKSSRKMHLKEVYQVGEDNRLPNLPTISVTKEDAQGITLGHDDLVVITMILTNTYLHKTLIDQCSSIDIIFKPTFDKLSLEEKDLKACPDNLFGLGVTPIQPLGYIFLYTTFGKGAKSKTLSVDYIVVNVTSTYNALIGLTTLNRLEAAVSTPHLCKKFPTTKGIATIKGDQKLARKFYNESLNLKGS; this is translated from the coding sequence GCACTCTACCAACGActattatgatttaaaaaatgtcatagaaaagttTGTCACAGAAGGCCAACTAGACAGATACTTGAAGGACAGGTCAGATGACCCAAGGAAGAGAAAGAGGGATGAGGAAAGAGGACAAGAAGAACGTCCACCACAACCCCCCGAACGATATATACATATGATTAATGGAGGATTCACAGGAGGAGGaatattaaaatcatcaagaaaaatgcATCTAAAAGAGGTGTACCAAGTTGGAGAAGACAACAGACTCCCCAACTTGCCTACCATCTCGGTCACTaaagaagatgctcaagggataaCACTTGGACACGATGACCTTGTGGTGATAACCATGATCCTCACCAACACGTACCTTCATAAAACCTTAATAGATCAATGCAGCTCGATCGATATCATATTTAAACCTACTTTTGATAAACTCAGTTTGGAGGAAAAGGATCTGAAGGCATGCCCAGATAATCTCTTCGGACTGGGGGTTACGCCGATCCAACCTCTTGGGTACATCTTCCTATACACTACCTTTGGAAAGGGTGCAAAGTCGAAGACATTAAGTGTTGATTACATTGTGGTCAATGTAACCTCGACATACAATGCTTTAATAGGTCTGACCACTTTGAACCGACTTGAAGCTGCTGTCTCCACACCCCATCTATGCAAGAAATTTCCCACAACGAAAGGAATTGCCACCATCAAAGGAGACCAGAAACTAGCACGTAAGTTCTATAATGAAAGCCTTAATTTAAAAGGCAGTTGA